CCCGCACCGAATCGAGCGCGATCGTCGAGGCGGTATTGCAGGCTATCACGATCAGTTCGGGATCGAACCGCTCAGCCAGCCGGCCGAGCAGGGCCGGAACCCGCGCCGCAATCTCGACCTCGCTCCTGGTGCCGTAGGGATAGCCCGCGGAATCGGCGACGTAGACGATCGGGGCATTGGGCATGAGTGCCCGGATCGGCCGCAGCACGGAGAGGCCGCCAACGCCCGAATCGAATATCAGCAGCGGTCGCGCGTCCCTCATGCGCTGCCGCTTTAGCGCGCCGGAGCCGCGGAGCAAGACGGCCCGGCGCCGGTCTGATCCAAATTGTTGCGCCCCCGGTGATTGATGTTAGATTTGCGCCAGTTGGGGGTCGCTTTCGTGAATGCTGAAATTTTGACCGCACCGCTGCTTTCGCTCGCGGTCGGCTACCTTCTGGGTTCGATCCCGTTCGGCGTGCTGCTGACCCGCATGGCAGGCGCGGGCGACCTGCGCGCAATCGGCTCCGGCAATATCGGCGCCACCAACGTGCTGCGCACCGGGCGCAAGGGCCTTGCGGCGCTGACCCTCCTCCTGGACGGCCTCAAGGGCACCGCGGCCATCCTCCTCGTCCGCGCTTTCTATCCGGGCATGGAGGATATTGGCGCGATCGGAGCCCTGATCGGCCATCTCTATCCGGTCTGGCTGCGTTTCCGCGGCGGCAAGGGCGTCGCCACCTTGATGGGGATCATGGCGGCGCTCCAGTGGGAATCGGCTTTGGTCTATGCCGTCGTCTGGCTCGGCACGCTCGCCATCACACGTTACTCCTCGCTGGCCGGAATGACGGCGGCTTTGCTCGCGCCGGTTGCGGCCGCTGCCTTCCAGCGTTTCGACCTCGCCTTGCTCTACCTCGGCTTCGGCCTGCTCGTCTTCTGGAAGCATCGCAGCAATGTCGAACGGCTGCTCGCCGGCACCGAGCCGCGCGTCGGGAGCAGCAAGGAAGGCTGATGCACGCCCGCGGCGCCTCGGAAGATCAGGTCGCCCGCCTTCGCCTCATCCGCTCGGACAATATCGGCCCGGTCACCTATTTCCAGCTGCTCGCCCGTTTCGGCTCGCCCCAGGCGGCGCTCGACGCGGTGCCAGACCTCGCCGCGCGCGGCGGCGGGCGTGCGCCCCGGCTCGCCTCCCGTCCCGCGGTCGAGCAGGAGATGGAGCGGGTCGAACGGCTGGGCGCGCGCTACCTGTTCCTCGGCCAAGGCCTGTACCCGCCGCTGCTGGCCGAACTCGAAGCCGCGCCGCCGGCCCTGATCGTCCGCGGCCACCAGATTCTGCTCGACAAGCCGGCGGTCGCGCTGGTCGGTGCCCGCAACGCCTCGGCCGCGGCGTGCCGCTTCGCGCGGCAACTGGCCCAGGATCTGGGCGGCGCTGGGATGGTCGTGGTGTCGGGCCTCGCCCGCGGTATCGACACGGCCGCGCACGATGGCGCGCTCGAAACCGGCACCGTCGCGGTCGTCGCCGGCGGCATCGACATCTTCTATCCGCCCGAAAATGAGGGACGGCAGGCTGCGATCGCCGAGCGCGGCCTGCTGGTCGCCGAGCAGCCGCCCGGCGTCGAGCCGCGTGCCCGCCATTTCCCCTATCGCAACCGCATCATCGCCGGCCTCACCCACGGCACCGTCGTGATCGAAGCGGCGCCGAAATCGGGTTCGCTGATTACCGCTCGCCACGCCACCGAATATGGCCGCGAGGTGATGGCGGTGCCGGGCTCGCCGCTCGATCCGCGCGCTCAGGGCTGCAACCAGCTCATCCGCGAAGGCGCGACTCTCGTCCAGAATGCGGACGACGTGCTGGAGGCGATCCGGCCGCTGCGCATCCGTCCGTTCGCCCAGCCGGGCCAAGATTATGCCGCTCCCCCGCTCACGCCCGACGTCGAGCAGGGCGAGCGCCGGGCGGTGCTCGACCTGCTCAGCCCGACCCCGGTTCCGGTCGACGAGATCGTCCGCCAGGCCGGGCTGTCGCCGGCCAGCGTCCAGACCATCCTCCTCGAGCTGGAACTGGCGGGGCGGCTGGAACGTCATGCCGGCGGCAGGGTCAGCCTGATTGCCGCTTGACGGCGGCCGTCCCCTCATCACCCTACACGTGTACGCGTGAAGGACCATGAACACCTATGAAGCTTGTCGTCGTCGAATCTCCGGCCAAGGCCAAGACCATCGAGAAATATCTGGGCAGCGGCTATCGCGTCCTGGCCTCCTATGGTCACGTCCGCGATCTCCCGCCCAAGGACGGATCGGTCGACCCCGATGCCGGCTTCGCGATGGAGTGGGAAAATTATGCCGACAAGGCGAAGCAGCTCAAAGCCATCACCGATGAGGCCAAGAAGGCCGACAGCCTGATCCTCGCGACCGACCCCGATCGCGAAGGCGAAGCGATCAGCTGGCACGTCCAGGAGGTGCTGCAAAAGCGCAAGGCGCTGCCCGCCCATGTCGAGCGGGTCACCTTCAACGCCATCACCAAGTCGGCCGTCACCGAGGCGATGAAGGCGCCGCGGGCGCTCGACGAGGATCTGATCGACGCCTACCGCGCCCGGCGCGCCCTCGATTATCTGGTCGGCTTCACGCTGTCGCCGGTGCTGTGGCGCAAGCTGCCCGGCGCCAAGTCGGCCGGTCGCGTCCAGTCGGTCGCCTTGCGCCTGATCGTCGACCGCGAGCGCGAGATCGAGCTGTTCCGGGCGCAGGAATATTGGAGCGTCTCGGCGACGATGGAGTCCGACGGGACCGAGTTCCTCGCCCGCCTCGTTCGCTTCAAGGGCGAGAAGATCGACCGCCTGACGATCGGCGACGAAGGCACGGCAATGGCCGCCAAGGCTGCGGTCGAGGCCGGGCGCTTCGCGGTCGCGACGGTCGAGACCAAGCCGCTCACGCGCAATCCGCCGCCGCCCTTCACGACCTCGACCCTGCAGCAGGAAGCGGCGCGCAAACTGGGATTCTCGGCCAGCCACACGATGCGCATCGCCCAGCAGCTCTACGAGGACGGCGCGATCACCTACATGCGTACCGATGGCGTACAGATGGCGGAGGAGGCCATTTCCGCCGCGCGCAAGGCGGTCGCGAACCGCTATGACGCGAGCTACGTGCCGGACAAGCCCCGCATCTACCAGACCAAGGCCAAGAACGCCCAGGAAGCGCACGAGGCGATCCGCCCGACCGACTTCAGCCGCGACCGCGCCGGATCGGGCGACCATGCCCGCCTCTACGACCTCGTCTTCAAGCGCGCGCTCGCCAGCCA
This portion of the Sphingomonas sp. LY54 genome encodes:
- the plsY gene encoding glycerol-3-phosphate 1-O-acyltransferase PlsY, translating into MLDLRQLGVAFVNAEILTAPLLSLAVGYLLGSIPFGVLLTRMAGAGDLRAIGSGNIGATNVLRTGRKGLAALTLLLDGLKGTAAILLVRAFYPGMEDIGAIGALIGHLYPVWLRFRGGKGVATLMGIMAALQWESALVYAVVWLGTLAITRYSSLAGMTAALLAPVAAAAFQRFDLALLYLGFGLLVFWKHRSNVERLLAGTEPRVGSSKEG
- the dprA gene encoding DNA-processing protein DprA, with protein sequence MHARGASEDQVARLRLIRSDNIGPVTYFQLLARFGSPQAALDAVPDLAARGGGRAPRLASRPAVEQEMERVERLGARYLFLGQGLYPPLLAELEAAPPALIVRGHQILLDKPAVALVGARNASAAACRFARQLAQDLGGAGMVVVSGLARGIDTAAHDGALETGTVAVVAGGIDIFYPPENEGRQAAIAERGLLVAEQPPGVEPRARHFPYRNRIIAGLTHGTVVIEAAPKSGSLITARHATEYGREVMAVPGSPLDPRAQGCNQLIREGATLVQNADDVLEAIRPLRIRPFAQPGQDYAAPPLTPDVEQGERRAVLDLLSPTPVPVDEIVRQAGLSPASVQTILLELELAGRLERHAGGRVSLIAA